The following nucleotide sequence is from Candidatus Zixiibacteriota bacterium.
TACCAACCGTCAGGTCGGTAGGGTGTGCACAGGAATCATTTGACATTAGGGGCAGTTATGCGTCATATATCCCATACATAGTGAAGGAAACTAAATTCTCAGAGTCGAGGGAAGAATGAACCGAAAGCTACTGCTCAACTTGACCTTGTCCGCCGCATTGCTCGTTGCGATTCCCTGTGTGGCATCGGATTTCTTCGATAAGTTCGAGGACAACTACGGTGTACTTGATCAGGACCTACTCAATAACATGGGCGAGATTGCCACTATCAGTAATTTCGTTTACCAGAAGGACGTGGCCACTTTCACCCTGAAAGAGGGTACTATCCACTTTCTGCGCTATGTTCATGGCCGCCCTACTACTGCGATATTCGTTGGCCAGGGACATGCCGCCATCACCGTTCCATCCCACACCGAGCGGCAGGGGCTGTTCAAGATTTCGGGCGATAGTGTTGTCAATGAAGACTTTGAGCTTCTGTTCATTCGTATGGCTGATGATCTTGATTTGAAACTCAAGGAACGGTTCACATTTAAGGAACAACAACTGGATTGGAAAATGTTCCAGCCAGCCAAAGAAGCCCAGGGTGAAATGTTTTTCAAAGCCAGTATCTTTCACCCGCGTGATAATTACTTCCAATTGTTACGCTCACTGTATGAACGCAGTTCCGACGGCTACTTCTGGGCCGATTTTAATCGCTGGGTATTCTCGTATGATCCCAACCGACCAGAACAGGTCGAGCTGGCCTACGAATACCAGGGCGGCGACATGTTGGCCACAGTTGGAGCCAGATTTCAGCGTGAAGAAAACGGCGTCTATGACGATACGGCTATGTCGGATATCCCCTATGCGACCACTATAGTTTCAAGAGAAGGTGACCTTCATCTGAGTGGCACCGATGGACGTCGGATTGATAAGGCCGAAGCTACCATCAAGATGGCGATCAATTCTGATAGCCTCCGCTATTTGACGATGTATCTCCAGTTCAACCTGAATCTGGACTCGATTCTGCACGAGGGTGTTCGTGTCGATTTTATTCGACGCAAGTCGTTTGAGTTTTCCGGTCTGGTCCTCCCCGAATATGTGTTTCAGGGAGACACGATAGAATTGAAATGCTACTATCATGGAAAGCATTTCGACCATTTCGCTCCCTACGTCGACAACCCGGCTCCCTGCCCGTACGAGTTGACCTTCACCGTTCCGAAAGGGTACAATTATTACCTGCCGAACAAAAGTGAACCGGAGAAAGTCGATGGCAAGACGGTCCGGTTTACTTCAACTTCGCCGGCGCCGTTCAGAAAATTCTTCTTCCATGTCTATCCCGGTGGCATTCAGGACACAATTCCCATTGTGTCAGAGACCGGCCTGACTCTGAATTTTCTACGAGCCAAACACATCAAGAAAAAGCTCAATTGCTTCATCACCGATGATAAGTATCAGCAGGCGATCATCGACGCCTTCAACTATATGTCAGGTCTGCTCGGATCACCCCCCCATACGTTTGTCGAGTACGTTATCCCCGAAGGTTTCCAGAGTATGCCAGGTATGCTCAAAGCTCCGCAGTTGGCTTGTGTGACGGAGGGTGGTTGGATTTCTCTGGGCGCCTATGATTTCGTGGCTGGTAATGCCACCGCGTTGCAGTGGTTCGGGTCTACTATGCGACCTGCCACCGACCGGGAACAATGGACTACCGAAGCTCTGCCGGCGTACTTTGCCTTGATGTATCTACAGACCCATCTCAAGGGTGGCACATATTACACCAACATGTATTCTCGCCGGGATTCCCTGTACACCGCGTTGGGTCTGGGCCGTGATTTACCTCTTGCAGCAGGTGTTCGCCCCAACACTTTCACCGATGAAGAAAAACAGAGTGACTTCTGCGAGACCATCCGCACTAACAAGGGTGTCTGGATGATACATATGTTGCGGTTCTTGATGTACGACCTCGATACTGGCTCAGAAGCCAAGTTCACAAAGTTCCTTCAGAGACTATTCCTCCTGGTGAACAATAAGGTTTACACTAACGCCGATATTATTACCCTGGCTGAAAAACACTATGGCCAACCACTCGATTCGTTCTTCGAGCACTGGCTTTATGGCGTGGACTTACCAACTTTCAACGTTAACTACTCCATCGAATCACGCGATGGCAAGTTCTACGTGCTAATCAATATAGTGACCACGAATGTTTCACCGAGCTTCGCCATGCCGGTTATCATGCAAATTAAGCATGGCGATGGTAGCTCAACGTTTGAACGTGAGACCGTAACCGGCACTACAACACAACTGGAATTCGGACCGTATGATATTAAACCAACGGAGTTGGTGTTCAACGAATTCTTTGGTGTTCTTTCACGCGACAACGTGAAGAAGCAGTAGTGATGATTCAATGACTGGTTTCCAGGGCCGGGTTTTGCACCCGGCCTTTTTTCTTGGTCTGTAACCAGCCTGGTTCCCTCACCTTGACAACCATCTGCAGAACGCTGTTATTGCAGTAAGTAGAACTAACATCGAAAGCTACGATGGCATCTGACCACGAAAACAATAAGCCCGTATGGTTTTTCCATCCCCCGGTGTATTACTCCGTCCGGCAATGGCTACGGCACTATTTTGGCGGATTGTATTATCGCATTGACGAGCACCACATCTTCCTGCTGTCGAGCGGGCTGTCGTTCTCGCTGTTTGTTTGTGTGGTACCGATTGTGTTGGTGATGTTCGCTGTCCTGGGAATAATTCTGGAACAGAGTGCCCTGGAAAGCGAAATCACAATTATCATTGATCGCTTCATTCCGTCTGAAACCTACAGTAACACGGTCCAGCAGTTTGTTTTTGATCGCATCGAAGAATTCCGTGTCTATCGCAAGGTGGCCGGGATTATCGGTGCGTTTGGCCTGCTGTTCGCCGCCAGTGGTTTGTTCTCGACCATGCGCACTATCCTCAACCGCGCCTTCAACAGCAAAGTGCAAAAACACCCACTGGTCGGAAAACTTCGCGATCTCGGAATGATCCTGTTGGTAATGATTTACGTTCTGTTCTCGATTACCATTTTGCCGGTACTGGAGATTCTCAAAGACTCCGCCTCTAAAATTGAACTGCTACAATCTCTGGAGCTAAGTACTTTGGAACGGTTCTCGTTTTTGGTCTTGTCGTTTACGATTGTTTTCTCAGTGTTTTTTGTGTTGTACTATCTAATACCGTATGAGAAGCTTCAGAAAAGGGTCGTGGCTCTTAGCGCGTTGTGGGCAGCGGTTTTGTGGGAGATCGCTAAACAGGCTTTTGGGTATTACATCACACATGCGGCAACCCTAACCGCCATCTACGGCACTTATGTCTTTCTGGTAGTCGTGGCCTTCTGGTTCTACTATTCTTCGGTGGTATTCATAGTCGGAGCTGAGATCGGCCAATTATTCCGAGAACGCCAACGGGGATAGCGAAGAAGGTTCATTTGTTAATAATGAAACAGTATTACAGCAGCGAATTGAGCAGCTGTTCGATGTCCGACATCATAAACGGTTTGGCCAGGAAGCCATCCGGTTTGTTGGTTTCGGATTCGAAATCTTTGATCGAATAGCCGGAGATAAGAACTACCGGCAGGCTGGGATTCCTCTCCTTGATCTTCTCCAGCAATTCCATGCCGCTCATGTTGGGCATACGCATATCGGTGATAACCAACGAGAAATTCTGCTTGTCCATCGCCTCAAGTGCCTTCATGCCGTCATCGGCACGAACCGTCTGGTAATCAAATACATCCAGCATGTCCGAAAGCAGACTGGCCATATTGGGATTGTCGTCAACGATGAGTATCTGTCTTGCCATAGATAATAACCTCTCTTGAGTTTATCGGCACAAGAGAGCAGATTCTTTCCTATCGACTTTGGTTATTTTTTGAAATGCCTTGATGAACGGACTACCAATTCGGCCTGAAGGGTTGAGATACCGGTCGAGTACCGAGCCGACAGCACAAAGGAGGTCTCGTCGGTATCTTCAGGGGGTTGAAAATCCGGGACCAAGTCGATCTTGTTGAAGATCATCAAATATGGCACTTGCTCAGCACCAATTCCAGATAGTACCCGTTTGGTCTGGTCAATATGTTCCTCAAGTCCGGGATCAGAACAATCAGCTACATGCAAAATAAGGTCAGCCAGTGCAACTTCCTCAAGCGTCGATTTGAACGATTCTACCAACTGGTGCGGGAGTTTTTT
It contains:
- a CDS encoding YihY/virulence factor BrkB family protein gives rise to the protein MASDHENNKPVWFFHPPVYYSVRQWLRHYFGGLYYRIDEHHIFLLSSGLSFSLFVCVVPIVLVMFAVLGIILEQSALESEITIIIDRFIPSETYSNTVQQFVFDRIEEFRVYRKVAGIIGAFGLLFAASGLFSTMRTILNRAFNSKVQKHPLVGKLRDLGMILLVMIYVLFSITILPVLEILKDSASKIELLQSLELSTLERFSFLVLSFTIVFSVFFVLYYLIPYEKLQKRVVALSALWAAVLWEIAKQAFGYYITHAATLTAIYGTYVFLVVVAFWFYYSSVVFIVGAEIGQLFRERQRG
- a CDS encoding response regulator, which produces MARQILIVDDNPNMASLLSDMLDVFDYQTVRADDGMKALEAMDKQNFSLVITDMRMPNMSGMELLEKIKERNPSLPVVLISGYSIKDFESETNKPDGFLAKPFMMSDIEQLLNSLL